Proteins found in one Odocoileus virginianus isolate 20LAN1187 ecotype Illinois chromosome 10, Ovbor_1.2, whole genome shotgun sequence genomic segment:
- the B3GNT6 gene encoding acetylgalactosaminyl-O-glycosyl-glycoprotein beta-1,3-N-acetylglucosaminyltransferase, with amino-acid sequence MGVILLIQRLLQAHFDWFPPQMTFPRHRSLKPKILTCLLVGLSFSLLHHWFLGAPRFQQEQRSDGFQQVTQVATSPSSPGPPCVANASANATADFEKLPARIQDFLRYRHCRHFPLLWDAPAKCRGSRGPFLLLAVKSSPANFERRELIRRTWGQERSYGGRQVRRLFLLGTPAPEDAERAEQLAELAALEAHEHGDVLQWAFTDTFLNLTLKHVHLLDWLEARCPHARFLLSGDDDVFVHTANVLRFLEAKSPDRHLFTGQLMSGSVPIRESWSKYFVPPQLFPGSVYPVYCSGGGFLLSRHTVQALRQAARHTPLFPIDDAYMGMCLERVGLKPSGHDGIRPFGVQLPGARQPSFDPCMYRELLLVHRFAPYEMLLMWKALHDPRLSCHRGHRVS; translated from the coding sequence ATGGGCGTCATTCTGCTGATTCAAAGACTACTCCAAGCTCACTTTGATTGGTTCCCCCCACAGATGACCTTTCCCCGCCACAGGTCCCTGAAACCCAAGATCCTGACCTGCCTTCTGGTGGGTTTGAGTTTCTCCCTCCTGCATCACTGGTTCCTCGGAGCCCCCAGGTTTCAACAGGAGCAGAGATCGGATGGGTTCCAGCAGGTGACCCAAGTGGCCACGTCGCCGTCCAGCCCAGGGCCTCCGTGCGTGGCCAACGCCTCGGCGAACGCCACGGCTGACTTTGAGAAGCTGCCCGCGCGCATCCAAGACTTCCTGCGGTACCGCCACTGCCGCCACTTTCCGCTGCTCTGGGACGCGCCGGCCAAGTGTAGGGGCAGCCGCGGGCCCTTCCTGCTGCTGGCCGTGAAGTCGTCGCCGGCCAACTTCGAGCGGCGCGAGCTCATCCGCCGCACGTGGGGGCAGGAGCGCAGCTACGGCGGGCGGCAGGTGCGCCGCCTCTTCCTGCTGGGTACGCCCGCCCCCGAGGACGCCGAGCGCGCAGAGCAGCTGGCGGAGCTGGCCGCGCTGGAGGCGCATGAGCATGGCGACGTGCTGCAGTGGGCCTTCACCGACACCTTCCTCAACCTCACGCTCAAGCACGTGCACCTGCTCGACTGGCTGGAGGCCCGCTGCCCGCACGCGCGCTTCCTTCTCAGCGGCGACGACGACGTCTTCGTGCACACGGCCAACGTGCTCCGCTTCCTGGAGGCAAAGTCGCCCGACCGCCACCTCTTCACCGGGCAGCTCATGAGCGGCTCCGTGCCCATCCGCGAGAGCTGGAGCAAGTACTTCGTGCCCCCGCAGCTCTTCCCCGGGTCCGTCTACCCCGTGTACTGCAGCGGCGGCGGCTTCCTCCTGTCCCGCCACACGGTCCAGGCCCTGCGCCAGGCCGCCCGCCACACCCCACTCTTCCCCATCGACGACGCCTACATGGGCATGTGTCTGGAGCGCGTCGGCCTGAAGCCCAGCGGCCACGACGGCATCCGGCCTTTCGGCGTGCAGCTGCCCGGCGCCCGGCAGCCCTCCTTCGACCCTTGCATGTACCGCGAGCTGCTGCTGGTGCACCGCTTCGCGCCCTATGAGATGCTGCTCATGTGGAAGGCGCTGCACGACCCGAGGCTGAGCTGTCACCGGGGTCACAGGGTCTCTTGA